Within the Geotoga petraea genome, the region TCTTTGATAGTAACGTATTTTTTTTGTTTCAAAAAGAATCACCTCTTTAACGGTAACGTTCACGGTATTAATATAATACACCAAAAAAAAATCTCTTCAAAATAGAGATTTGTTAAAATAATAACTGGTTATCGATATTATTCATCTAAAATTATAGCTAATTAAAAATAAAGAAAAAAGAACAGACTTATAAAGTCTGTTCTTCAAGATTTATTTGAACTTCACCATCAAAATTTTCATCTAAAGCGTATTTAAGTGAAATTAAACCTATTTTTAATTGTTCTTCATCTGGTTCTTTTGTTGTAATCTTTTGCATCATCAAACCTGGAAAAGCAAGCACCCTACCTATTTTTGTATTAATGATCTTCGCTGTAAATCTTTGAAATTCATAAGCAAGGCCAGCTACCAATGGGAGAAGAACAACTCTTGAGATAATCTTTTCCCACATAGAACTCCAACCTAATCCACCTGATATTGAGAATACCACTATAGATGCAAAAACTGTCAGCAATATAAAACTTGTTCCACATCTTGGATGTAATGTGGTATAAGGTTTTGCATTCTTTACAGTTAAATCTTTATTATTCTCATAAGTATATACACTTTTATGCTCTGCACCATGATACTCAAAAACCCTTTTTATATCTTTCATTAGAGATATTACATAGATATAACCAACTACCAATACGGCTCTAACCACACCTTCTAAAACTGCAAACCAAAATTCCGATTGAATGTTAAAGGGCTTTGCTATTAGGACCGGTAATACGCCAAATCCTCCTGCTGCAACAACCACAGCTATTAAAATAGCAAATACCATATCTTTATTGGTTATTTCTTCATCTTCTTCTCCAGACATCTTTGCAGAATAAGATAAAGCAGTCATTCCGGTTATCATTGCATGTAAAAGAACAAAAAATCCTCTAATCAGGGGTATTTTTTCTATAAACCCCCAGGATTTATCTTTTAATTTTTTTATAGCTATTTTTCCTTCTTTTGTTTTTACAGCCACAACAGTATGAATTCCTTTCATCATTATTCCTTCTATAACTGCC harbors:
- a CDS encoding DUF1385 domain-containing protein, translating into MDKPKFVGGQAVIEGIMMKGIHTVVAVKTKEGKIAIKKLKDKSWGFIEKIPLIRGFFVLLHAMITGMTALSYSAKMSGEEDEEITNKDMVFAILIAVVVAAGGFGVLPVLIAKPFNIQSEFWFAVLEGVVRAVLVVGYIYVISLMKDIKRVFEYHGAEHKSVYTYENNKDLTVKNAKPYTTLHPRCGTSFILLTVFASIVVFSISGGLGWSSMWEKIISRVVLLPLVAGLAYEFQRFTAKIINTKIGRVLAFPGLMMQKITTKEPDEEQLKIGLISLKYALDENFDGEVQINLEEQTL